Below is a genomic region from Seriola aureovittata isolate HTS-2021-v1 ecotype China chromosome 23, ASM2101889v1, whole genome shotgun sequence.
GTCCTGGGATTACATTATGTCAGTGAAGGTCCTCACAACGATAGAAgcacaaacgtgtgtgtgtgtgtgtcattaccTCTCATCTGCATCAGGTGACTATTTCCTGTCTTGAGTGCTCcagtgacccctgacctcttTTTCCTGCCGCCAATCACAACAGGGAGCCATCATCTCTGTGGCAACCTCACAACCTTTTGATCTGGGCTCTGATTGGCCGCTGCAGGCTCCGGTTCCCACGGCGATCCCTCCATGTGTTGTCACGGTTGCTTTGACtcacgacctttgacctctttgcCGTCGGTTACTGGTGATGTTGCTCTTCTCGGATGCTGTGGCTCGTGCTGCATTCGAGAGCAGCTGGAAATTATGGAATAATGGGGTCTTCTTTAAATATCATAAAGTTGTTATTTCCTTTTGCTCTTTCCTGAGAAATAACTACTGTAAGGGGACAAATACATATTATAGATAACTCTCCGCTCACAAGCTTCTCTGATCAAGACCATGACAGATGCTGCAGATgtgaaaaagtagaaaatatgtGGTGAGAAGTTGTGTTGAACTGTCAGGACATAAGAGGTTGCGGTTTCACCTGGCTACGACGCGGGTTGTAGGTCCAGTCGTCTCGAAAGCTGATTGGACGTTGTGTCACgtgatttatttctgtgtcttcttttgcttttttcttcacaggaaacaaacagtaaCTGCAACCACACTGATGCCGCCTCCTGTCCAGCTGAGGCCACACCTGCGGTCACCATGGAAACGGGCCAGAGCAATGGTAAAAATAGTGAGTTAGGTTTTTCTAATgggattttattttagttaatgtcaatgttgacctttgacccctccTCCAGATGTTCCAGTGACACCTCAAAAACGAGGGGGTGGACCTGTGGTCGTTCAAGGCAACGGCAAGAACACGGCCAGCGAGAAGCTGCAGAGAGTCCGCAAGTGGAGCATCACCACGTATAAAGTGAGAGGAATCGAACCGGGCTCAGATAATCAATAAATATCGGTGTGATCGGCagtaactctctctctctctctctctctctctctctctctctctctgtgcagtgtACCAGGCAGGCTCTGTCAGAGAAGCTCGGCCGTGGATCTCGGACGGTGGACCTGGAGCTGGAGCCTCGGCTCGAGCTGCTCAAAGACGACCGACAGCGCTACGATCACATGACCAAGCTGGCTCAGACGCTGGCCAATCAGCTCGCTCagttcacagtgacacagaagaCCCTGGGGGACGCCTTCTCCGAGCTCAGCCTCAAAACGCCGACGCTGCATGTGAGTCAGTGTTAACACAGCTGCTACTGCAGCAACTATCACAGCACATCTGCACTTTCCTTAAAAAGGCCTCCAGGTGTTAAAGagactttaatttgttttacaaAGATCTTACATGATCCTTCTATCCTGCCACAGGCGCTGATGTCAGATATGAACTGTTTCAGAACAAATAAAACTCCTGTTGTTCCAGACCTCTGATCTTATATAAAATTTGTGGATCTTAAATTaatcattcattcttttttgcagttaatccatccatccacttcCTGCTCCTCATCCAGGTCATGTTTAAAGATGAGATTAGGAAATATTTAACTTTACAGCTGACAGAGGTGTCAATTAATTCATGCACTTGAATTCATTTCTTATCATCCTGCTGGCTTTGTGGTAAACACAGAAGAAACCCTGTGTTATTAACTGccactgctaatgctaatgctaacactgctattaaaatcactgtaaatgtcAGTGCTACCGATTCTGCTGCTTCTGACGTTGCTCTGGTGAGGCCTTATGAGCTGATCAGAACCAGCAAACACACTACAgcaagaataataataatctcttTTTATTGATGATTTAGTTGCTCTGAAATCTCATCATTAATCATCAACCAAGTTCTTAATATCACCAGGAGACGATATCACAATAAACTCCTCGTTGACTCTCGGGCTCcactgtgattggttgtttttgtgttcagcTCACGTTACTGGTCTGATAAAACTCCGATGCGTGTAACACGTAAACCAGGTGGAGTTCGGTGTGAACGCAGAGGCTCAGAAGTTTCTGTCTAAGAGCGGCGAGACTCTGACGGCGGCCATTAATTCCTTCACGTCCGACATGAACACTCTGGTCAACAAAACCATCGAGGACACCATGATCAACGCCAAGCAGTACGAGGCTGCCAGGTGGGTGAAACACACGCCAAGGACATGTATGTAGACACCATGACACAACAGACATCCAACAGAACTGATTCgtaaaatgttgaatgtgtAGAAGAAAAACGGATCaattaatgtataaaaacatttccCCGCCTGTCAGGATTGAGTACGACGCGTACCGGGTCGACCTGGAGGAGCTGAACCTGGGGCCCCGGGACACCGTCACCCTGCCCAAACTGGAGCAGGCCCAGAAGGACTTCCAGAGCCAGAGGGAGCGGTACCAGACGATCAGAGACGACCTGTCCGTCAAAGtcaagctgctggaggagaacaaGGTGAGAGTGACGGAGGGAGGGGTCCGAGTTCTGGGTTCAGGACTCGCAGGGACGTGACAAATCCTTTAATGTTCTTTCTCCGCAGGTCAAAGTCCTTCATAACCAGCTGTGGCTGTTCCACGGCGCCGTAGCAGCTCACAGTTTATCATGTCACCATTTCCTCGAGCAGAACATACGGCAGGCCGGCGAACAGCTCAGCGACCCCAGCATGGACGCCCCCTCCTGGCTGGAGGAAAGTTGACCcgacaaaacgaccacaaaaaCTCACCGTGCGGCAGGTTGACAGACGTGGGTTCGGAGGGGGTTTCAGGATCAGTGGACACTATAGTGGGACAAATTTTGGGAGACGCTTGATTTGGGAATTGTGGACTAGAAATGTTCAAAGGTAGTTTATTTATACCAAAGAGGAACTTGGGTATTTGAGAGTTCTCCATAGAATGGGGTGTTAGATACCAGGAAGTTGGGTGGGTGTCCTGAGTGCTGGGGTGTTCAGGCACGTCTGAAAGTCTAAGAAAAGGTGGAATTTCGTCTCTTTCCAGTTCTCAAAATGTTGTAGAGTCGCATAAAAGTCTTGGAAAGTTTTGAAAATAATGCTGAGCATTCGCAAATTATATTTAGGACAAAAGGATCTCAACAattctctcttcctgtgtcaCTGATATACATTACTTGTCACTTCTGACCTGTttaacaagcacacacacatatacatacagtatgtgcccCTCCTGGTTTTTCCTTgcctctgtctgagtgtgttggGGAGTAAATCCATCTAATCCTCTGTGAGGTATTAAGCCTTCCTTTGAACTTTAAAAATCCTCAGCCGCTGCCGTCAGAAACTCACAGCCTCAACACTTCACTGCTGGAAAAACAGCCTCGCTGTCTGCATCAGCTAAAGTCGGGTTCCTATATCCAGTTCTGTTTTGAATCCAGGTCCAGGTTGATAAAATACCTGGATCCTCAAACTTTCTGATCTCTTATTGAATCTTTTGTCTTtgcttgttcttttttttatctgcaaagaaaacagaaaacgttcaggcagcagcttctcatttcCAGCTGCCGCTGACTGTCACTTTCAGCTAATTAATGTTTATGCCAGAAGTTATTTGCTAAAAGGCTAAAATGAAACTGTTCTCtgaataatgtgtttattttttggccTAGGATTATTGGTGAAGTGAAAGAGGCATGTCTCAGTATCTCCACTCTACCACTGCAAGTGTTTTTGTAGTTCAAAAAGccgcagcacaacaacaacaacaacaacaacaacaacaacccttgactttaaatttttttgaaaaactcAACCCAAATGGATTCAATAAGGGATCTGAAAGGATTCAGATTTGGTAAACGGATTTTAAACTGGATTCAGATTTGATTAAATGCTACCGAACCGCCACCGTAGCACAAGCTATTCTGCATATTTTGGAAAGATTCAGACAGTTGAAAGTAGTAACTTAGCAGCCACACATGTGTCTGGTTTGCTGCTGGTCATTTCCATCTCTGGTTTGTGTCGCACGGCGTTCAGGATCCTGTGGTAACCAGTAGTTTGCGACGAGCCAAAAACTTGCTGCCGTACGTCAACGACGTTGTCTCGTTCATTGGTAAACAAAGGTTGGTTGAAGCCGATCTGTCAGTCAGCCTCAGATTTAGTTTAAGAAACACTTGTCTGTTTGGCTGCTGGTCATTCGCTtttgtggattacacagcagaaCAATACTTTAATACCAACCAAAAATATCGCTGTACGCTGACGATGTTGCCGTGTATGTTGGTGGAGGAAGGCTGAATCATTTTGAATGATAACAGCCTTCAAATACCTACATTTATTCAGCTTAGTTTGAAATGCTGAATAAAcatgctgccttttttttctattcaaaaacaaagattcactctctgtccttccttctATCCAGTCGGTggataaaacaacagaaacac
It encodes:
- the LOC130164843 gene encoding arfaptin-1-like, translated to MEAAEERGDVNVASNITEEETPPTETNSNCNHTDAASCPAEATPAVTMETGQSNDVPVTPQKRGGGPVVVQGNGKNTASEKLQRVRKWSITTYKCTRQALSEKLGRGSRTVDLELEPRLELLKDDRQRYDHMTKLAQTLANQLAQFTVTQKTLGDAFSELSLKTPTLHVEFGVNAEAQKFLSKSGETLTAAINSFTSDMNTLVNKTIEDTMINAKQYEAARIEYDAYRVDLEELNLGPRDTVTLPKLEQAQKDFQSQRERYQTIRDDLSVKVKLLEENKVKVLHNQLWLFHGAVAAHSLSCHHFLEQNIRQAGEQLSDPSMDAPSWLEES